The following are encoded together in the Tepidiforma bonchosmolovskayae genome:
- the tgt gene encoding tRNA guanosine(34) transglycosylase Tgt, with amino-acid sequence MTAAAAFRFELTTRPPGPVAPRTGRLHTAHGVVETPVFMPVGTLATVKTLLPAEVVETGASIILVNAYHLYLRPGHRLIERLGGVHRFMRWDRPILADSGGFQVFSLAGLRKVTEDGVRFRSHIDGSEHHYTPELAMEVQQALGVDIAMPLDHVVPGDAPYEAAAEAVDRTLRWYRRCRDAAPGLPTFAIIQGGTHPALRRYHAREALQAEPPGFSIGGLSVGEPKARMWETVELTNAELPIDRPRYLMGVGSPEDLVEGIARGIDMFDCVLPTRLGRNGALFTDAGRLTIRNAANREVDAPPDPGCDCLACRQFSLAYLHHLFRNDELLGHRLATHHNLRYLARLVERARQAIRAGSFEQFRREFLSRYRTADEEARLASRRRM; translated from the coding sequence GTGACGGCAGCTGCAGCCTTCCGGTTCGAACTCACCACCCGCCCGCCCGGCCCCGTCGCCCCGCGCACCGGCCGGCTCCATACCGCCCACGGCGTCGTCGAAACGCCCGTATTCATGCCGGTCGGCACCCTCGCCACCGTCAAAACCCTCCTCCCCGCAGAAGTCGTCGAAACCGGCGCCAGCATCATCCTCGTCAACGCCTACCACCTCTACCTCCGGCCCGGCCATCGCCTCATCGAGCGGCTCGGCGGCGTCCACCGCTTCATGCGGTGGGACCGCCCCATCCTCGCCGATAGCGGCGGCTTCCAGGTCTTCTCCCTCGCCGGCCTCCGCAAAGTCACCGAAGACGGCGTCCGCTTCCGCTCCCACATCGACGGCTCCGAGCATCACTACACGCCCGAGCTCGCCATGGAAGTCCAGCAGGCCCTCGGCGTCGATATCGCCATGCCGCTCGACCATGTCGTTCCCGGCGATGCCCCGTACGAGGCCGCGGCCGAAGCCGTCGACCGCACCCTGCGCTGGTACCGCCGCTGCCGCGACGCCGCCCCGGGCCTGCCGACCTTCGCCATCATCCAGGGCGGGACTCACCCCGCCCTCCGCCGCTACCACGCCCGCGAAGCCCTCCAGGCCGAACCCCCCGGCTTCTCCATCGGCGGCCTCTCCGTCGGCGAACCCAAAGCCCGCATGTGGGAGACCGTCGAACTCACCAACGCCGAGCTCCCCATCGACCGGCCCCGCTACCTCATGGGCGTTGGCAGCCCCGAAGACCTCGTCGAAGGCATCGCCCGCGGCATCGACATGTTCGATTGCGTCCTCCCCACCAGGCTCGGCCGCAACGGCGCCCTTTTCACGGATGCTGGCCGGCTCACCATCCGCAACGCCGCCAACCGCGAGGTCGATGCCCCGCCCGACCCCGGCTGCGATTGCCTCGCCTGCCGCCAGTTCAGCCTCGCCTACCTCCACCACCTCTTCCGGAACGATGAGCTGCTCGGGCACCGGCTCGCAACCCACCACAACCTGCGCTACCTCGCCCGGCTCGTCGAACGCGCCCGGCAGGCCATCCGCGCCGGCAGCTTCGAACAGTTTCGCCGCGAGTTTCTCTCCCGCTACCGCACCGCCGACGAGGAGGCGCGCCTCGCCAGCCGGCGGCGAATGTGA
- the aroC gene encoding chorismate synthase, translating to MGHFRFLTAGESHGKGLTMVIEGLPAGLPLSEADIAPDLARRQGGYGRGGRMKIEKDRAEITAGVRHGRTLGSPVALWIENRDWVNWTEKMAVEPVETEIERVTRLRPGHADLPGAIKYGFDDVRNVLERASARETAARVAVGAVARRLLAEFGVEIRSHVLSIAGVEARVPDPIDWDAVEASPVRCADPAAAEAMVAAINAAKPEGDTVGGEIEVRAMGVPPGLGSHVHWDRKLDGRIAQAILSINAFKAVGLGLGFEAARMRGSRVHDVILPVDQWQGRPWRHATNNAGGIEAGITTGEDIIVRAAIKPIPTLAHPLPSVDLDTGEEVLAHYERSDVCVVPAGGVVAEAMVAIVLADAWLEKFGGDTLDEVRRNYEGFLATIGPRARSS from the coding sequence ATGGGCCACTTCCGATTCCTCACCGCCGGCGAGAGCCACGGCAAGGGCCTCACGATGGTCATCGAAGGCCTGCCCGCCGGCCTCCCCCTCTCCGAAGCCGACATCGCGCCGGACCTCGCCCGCCGCCAGGGCGGCTACGGCCGCGGCGGCCGCATGAAAATCGAAAAGGACCGCGCTGAAATCACCGCCGGCGTCCGGCACGGCCGCACCCTCGGTTCACCCGTCGCCCTCTGGATTGAGAACCGCGACTGGGTCAACTGGACCGAGAAAATGGCCGTCGAGCCGGTCGAGACTGAAATCGAACGCGTCACCCGCCTCCGCCCTGGCCACGCCGACCTGCCCGGCGCCATCAAGTACGGCTTCGATGACGTCCGCAACGTCCTCGAGCGCGCCTCCGCCCGCGAAACCGCCGCCCGCGTCGCCGTCGGCGCCGTCGCCCGCCGCCTCCTCGCGGAGTTCGGCGTCGAAATCCGCAGCCACGTCCTCTCCATCGCCGGCGTCGAGGCCCGCGTCCCCGACCCCATTGACTGGGACGCCGTGGAGGCAAGCCCCGTCCGCTGCGCCGACCCCGCCGCTGCCGAGGCGATGGTCGCAGCCATCAACGCCGCCAAGCCCGAGGGCGACACCGTCGGCGGCGAAATCGAAGTGCGCGCCATGGGCGTCCCGCCCGGCCTCGGCAGCCACGTCCACTGGGACCGCAAGCTCGACGGCCGCATCGCCCAGGCAATCCTGAGCATCAACGCCTTTAAGGCCGTCGGCCTCGGGCTCGGGTTCGAAGCCGCCCGCATGCGCGGCTCCCGGGTCCACGATGTCATCCTCCCGGTCGACCAGTGGCAGGGCCGCCCCTGGCGCCATGCCACCAACAACGCCGGCGGCATCGAAGCCGGCATCACCACCGGCGAAGACATCATCGTCCGCGCCGCCATCAAGCCGATCCCCACCCTCGCCCACCCCCTCCCCTCCGTCGACCTCGATACCGGCGAGGAGGTCCTCGCCCACTACGAGCGCAGCGACGTCTGCGTCGTCCCTGCCGGGGGCGTCGTGGCCGAGGCGATGGTCGCCATCGTCCTCGCCGACGCGTGGCTCGAGAAGTTCGGCGGCGACACCCTCGACGAGGTGCGCCGCAATTACGAGGGGTTCCTCGCGACCATCGGCCCCCGCGCCCGGAGCAGCTGA
- the aroB gene encoding 3-dehydroquinate synthase — translation MVPRRIFLIGLSGSGKSTTGRILARRLGWEFIDTDDEIEREAGRTVAELFAAEGEAAFRQRELRALERAAAREPVVVATGGGAPTIPAARPILGTGFVVWLAVSPAVAAQRILAAPGGSERPLLAGDPRARLEALLQSRIDLYRGADAAVDCDDLTPEEQAEEIERLWYEWQRDPAPPGQRFYSPYAAPRETGPGVIPEPAAIVTAPGGTYPVLVGEGALGALGAICRDLGLDGRAFIITDTTVGPLFAARAGAALESAGYTAATFAIPAGEEHKNLQTLAAVYDFLIDHRIERTDFIVTLGGGVVTDLAGFAAATILRGVPFLHAPTSLLAMADAAIGGKTGIDHPRGKNLIGAFAQPRAVVIDPLLLRTLPDRQLRNGWAELLKHGFILDEPLVRDLEAASIDGPPLTSADLIARSVAIKAAIVSEDERESGRRTLLNYGHTVGHAIEAVTGYRAYLHGEAVAIGMRAAGIIAAELGLLPPADLERQQALIRRFGLPEAAPGLDPRAVFDATLVDKKVRAGAIRWVLLERIGQAVVRQGVPDAVVHYAIETVTRP, via the coding sequence ATGGTCCCGCGCCGCATCTTCCTCATCGGCCTCTCCGGCAGCGGCAAGTCCACCACCGGCCGTATCCTCGCCCGCCGCCTCGGCTGGGAGTTCATCGACACCGACGACGAGATTGAGCGCGAGGCCGGGCGCACCGTCGCCGAGCTGTTCGCCGCGGAGGGCGAGGCGGCCTTCCGCCAGCGCGAACTCCGCGCCCTCGAGCGGGCCGCCGCGCGCGAGCCAGTCGTCGTCGCGACCGGCGGGGGCGCTCCCACCATCCCTGCCGCCCGTCCCATCCTCGGCACCGGCTTCGTCGTCTGGCTCGCCGTCTCCCCGGCCGTCGCCGCGCAGCGCATCCTCGCCGCCCCCGGCGGCTCCGAGCGGCCCCTGCTCGCCGGCGACCCCCGCGCCCGCCTGGAGGCGCTCCTCCAGTCCCGCATCGACCTCTACCGCGGCGCCGACGCTGCCGTCGATTGCGACGACCTCACCCCTGAGGAGCAGGCCGAGGAGATCGAGCGGCTCTGGTACGAATGGCAGCGCGACCCTGCCCCGCCCGGCCAGCGCTTCTACTCGCCGTACGCCGCCCCCCGCGAGACCGGGCCCGGCGTTATCCCGGAACCCGCCGCCATCGTCACTGCCCCCGGCGGAACCTACCCCGTCCTCGTCGGCGAAGGAGCCCTCGGCGCCCTCGGCGCCATCTGCCGCGACCTCGGCCTCGACGGCCGAGCCTTCATCATCACCGACACCACCGTCGGCCCCCTCTTCGCCGCCCGCGCCGGGGCCGCGCTCGAATCCGCCGGGTACACGGCCGCGACCTTCGCCATCCCGGCGGGTGAAGAGCACAAAAACCTCCAGACCCTCGCCGCCGTCTACGACTTCCTCATCGACCACCGGATTGAGCGGACGGACTTCATCGTCACCCTCGGCGGCGGCGTCGTCACCGACCTCGCCGGGTTCGCCGCAGCCACCATCCTCCGCGGCGTCCCCTTCCTCCACGCCCCCACCTCCCTCCTCGCCATGGCCGACGCTGCCATCGGCGGCAAAACCGGCATCGACCACCCCCGCGGCAAGAACCTCATCGGCGCCTTCGCGCAGCCGCGCGCCGTCGTCATCGACCCCCTCCTCCTCCGCACCCTCCCCGACCGCCAGCTCCGCAACGGCTGGGCTGAACTCCTCAAGCACGGCTTCATCCTCGACGAGCCCCTCGTCCGCGACCTCGAAGCAGCCTCCATCGACGGCCCGCCCCTCACCTCGGCCGACCTGATCGCCCGCTCCGTCGCCATCAAGGCCGCCATCGTCTCCGAAGATGAACGCGAATCCGGCCGCCGCACCCTCCTGAACTACGGCCACACGGTCGGCCACGCCATCGAGGCCGTCACCGGCTACCGGGCCTACCTCCACGGCGAAGCCGTCGCCATCGGCATGCGCGCCGCCGGCATCATCGCCGCCGAACTCGGCCTGCTGCCGCCCGCCGACCTCGAGCGCCAGCAGGCCCTCATCCGCCGCTTCGGCCTGCCCGAAGCCGCCCCCGGCCTCGACCCCCGCGCCGTCTTCGACGCCACCCTCGTCGATAAGAAGGTCCGCGCCGGCGCCATCCGCTGGGTCCTGCTCGAGCGCATCGGCCAGGCAGTCGTCCGCCAGGGCGTCCCCGACGCCGTCGTGCACTACGCCATCGAGACCGTGACCCGCCCGTGA